From the genome of Kwoniella bestiolae CBS 10118 chromosome 5, complete sequence, one region includes:
- a CDS encoding homoserine kinase yields MSSSSKTYRINVPCTSANIGPGFDVCGIALSKSLSLKVTIPSSSSSSDQTLPVIKYTGLDSENVPLSPYKNLLTRVALYVLRSHGINSFPGGVIIEAHNEIPFGRGLGSSGAAVIAGVLLGDLLGGLKLSKGRLLDFALMVERHPDNVTAALMGGFVGSYLRELSPEDMSAASIPLAEVLPEYPPDAGPDWGKDPPLPPNGIGHFVRFGWAKEIKAIAVSPRFELATAKARGVLPDSYTRKDLIFNLQRLAVLTTALARSPPDPDLIYDAMGDRVHQPYRMTLIPGLPKILTELTPTSHPGLLGICLSGAGPTILALATHNFDSIAAEIEKIFKSEGVEVDWSLLEVDERGSTVEEM; encoded by the exons atgtcctcctcctcgaagACCTACAGGATCAACGTCCCCTGCACCTCCGCCAACATCGGTCCAGGATTCGACGTCTGCGGTATCGCCCTGTCCAAATCACTCTCCCTAAAAGTcaccatcccttcttcctcctcgtcttcggACCAGACCTTACCAGTAATCAAATACACAGGTCTAGACTCAGAAAATGTCCCATTATCGCCTTACAAGAATCTCTTAACCAGAGTCGCACTCTACGTCCTCCGTTCGCACGGGATCAACTCCTTCCCAGGCGGTGTAATTATCGAAGCTCATAATGAGATCCCCTTCGGACGAGGTCTGGGCTCATCAGGAGCAGCAGTAATTGCCGGTGTCCTCCTTGGAGATCTATTGGGTGGACTGAAATTGAGTAAAGGGAGATTATTAGATTTTGCTTTAATGGTGGAAAGACATCCCGATAATGTCACTGCAGCATTGATGGGCGGGTTTGTGGGAAGCTATCTAAGGGAATTATCACCCGAGGATATGTCTGCTGCTTCTATCCCCTTGGCGGAGGTGTTACCTGAGTACCCACCTGATGCGGGACCCGATTGGGGGAAGGACCCGCCCCTCCCACCTAATGGGATTGGACATTTCGTTAGGTTTGGTTGGGCGAAGGAGATAAAGGCTATAGCTGTTAGTCCGAGGTTCGAGTTGGCTACTGCTAAGGCTAGGGGGGTTTTGCCGGATAGTTATACGAGGAAGGACCTG ATATTCAACCTCCAGCGACTCGCCGTGCTCACCACAGCATTGGCCAGATCcccacctgatcctgatctcATATACGATGCGATGGGCGACAGGGTGCATCAACCATACCGAATGACCCTT ATTCCCGGTCTCCCGAAAATCCTTACCGAACTCACACCCACCTCTCACCCTGGTTTATTAGGTATCTGTCTCTCCGGAGCGGGACCCACAATCTTAGCACTGGCCACACACAACTTTGATTCGATAGCTGCTGAGATAGAGAAGATATTCAAGAGCGAGGGAGTGGAGGTAGATTGGAGTttgttggaggtggatgagaggggaaGTACGGTTGAGGAGATGTAG